The Magnetococcales bacterium genome contains a region encoding:
- a CDS encoding hemerythrin domain-containing protein, which translates to MTELTIADVGVERFNNDHQRLLFYVVEFTRLAKRFKEREPFEDEWDQVDAIFPRLEKYTHHHFEAEEAMMREHDYPHLDLHVKQHHHLVLHLKDLKAGVADRRNVAIARLESFLEDWLRQHINQEDVRYRGLFQLAETREIVHKALFNEMISAGQLHQVVAAPPGNVVLIDLRTETEQLEGIIPGSHLYPCDHNLENRQDTGPFEACFGATFDADRFDADKWYVLICRSGPRTEIALEKFLDEGLKACELIGGIEEWKRQNYPVSPFLPTTPRIR; encoded by the coding sequence ATGACCGAACTCACCATTGCCGATGTCGGCGTCGAGCGTTTCAACAACGACCATCAGCGGCTGCTTTTTTATGTGGTGGAATTTACCCGCCTGGCCAAACGATTCAAGGAGCGGGAACCCTTTGAAGATGAGTGGGATCAGGTGGATGCCATTTTTCCCCGCCTGGAAAAATATACCCATCACCACTTTGAGGCAGAGGAGGCGATGATGCGGGAGCACGACTATCCCCATCTCGACCTTCACGTCAAACAGCATCACCATCTGGTTTTGCATCTCAAGGATCTCAAGGCAGGTGTGGCTGATCGCCGAAATGTCGCCATTGCCCGACTTGAATCCTTTCTGGAAGATTGGCTCCGGCAACACATCAACCAGGAGGATGTGCGCTATCGGGGGTTGTTCCAGCTGGCCGAAACCCGGGAGATCGTCCACAAGGCGCTTTTCAACGAAATGATTTCAGCCGGCCAACTGCATCAGGTGGTGGCCGCCCCTCCTGGCAATGTGGTTCTCATCGATCTGCGCACCGAAACCGAACAGCTGGAGGGAATTATCCCCGGCAGCCATCTCTACCCATGTGATCACAATCTGGAAAACCGCCAGGATACCGGGCCGTTTGAAGCCTGTTTTGGGGCCACCTTCGATGCGGATCGGTTTGATGCTGATAAATGGTACGTGCTCATCTGCCGCTCCGGCCCCCGTACAGAAATTGCTCTGGAAAAATTTTTGGATGAGGGGCTTAAGGCGTGTGAATTGATCGGTGGGATAGAGGAGTGGAAACGTCAAAATTATCCCGTATCACCCTTTCTGCCCACAACTCCCAGGATACGTTGA